From the Kribbella sp. CA-293567 genome, the window GGCTACGACAAGCCGTACATCCTGACCGAGGCCGGGCCCGCCGGTGAGTGGGAGGTGCCGAACGACGTCAACGGCGTACCGACCGAGCCGACCGACGTGCAGAAGCGCGACGGGTACCTGCAGGCCTGGAACTGCATCGTCGGGCACACCGGGGTCGCGCTCGGCGCCACCTTGTTCCACTACGGCATCGAGGACGACTTCGGTGCGGTGTGGTTCAACCTGACGCCCGCTGGGGAGAAACGGCTCTCGTACTACGCCGTACGGCAGGCCTTCGGTGGCCCTGGCGGCGGCAATACGCCTCCGGTGATCACCAACATGACGCTGAGTCGCGTGACGGATGTTCCGGCGGGCGGCACGATCACTGTCGACGTCGCGGTGACCGACCCCGACGGGGACCCGCTGACCCACGAGTTCAGGGTCGGTGGCAAGTACATCGACGGCAGCGGCGCTCTCGTCGGTACGCCGTCCAGCGGGAACGGGCCGTTCACCGTGACCGTGCCCGAACGGCTCGGGGTGTGGAAGCTGTACGACTACGTGCGTGACGGCAAGGGCAACGTCGGGATCGAGACGCGGTCCTTCCGCGTGGTGGCGCCGCCGGCCCAGGGGACGAACGTTGCCCGGGGCAAGGCAGTGACCGCCTCGTCGTACCAGCAGGTCGGCAACGGCGCGCCGTACCCGCCGTCGAACGTGACGGACGGGAGCAACACGACCCGCTGGGCCAGCGACTGGTCGGATCCGCAGTGGATCCAGGTGGATCTCGGGTCGGTGCAGTCGTTCGATCGGATCCAGCTGGTCTGGGAAGGGGCTTTCGCCCGGTCGTACCGGATCGAGGCCTCCGACGACGGCAACACCTGGCGGCCCGTGTTCAGCACGACCACCGGCAACGGTGACGTCGACAGCGTGGCGTCAGGCGGGAGTGGGAGGTATCTCCGGCTGACCGGGACCCAGCGTGGTACGGGCTTCGGGTACTCGCTGTTCGAGTTCGGTATCTACCGCAACTGATACCCGGGTACGGCGGCCTGTGGGCAGCGGGCCGCCGTACCTGTCCGCCTGGCCTGTGGATGAATTTTCGAGGGGGACGGTTTGACGCAGCTACGATCCGGTGCCATGAAGAGCAATCGGCCGCCGACCCTGGAGGACGTCGCCAAGGTGGCCGGCGTCTCCCGCGCCACCGCGTCGCGGGTGATCAACGGCGTACACACCGTCGACGAGACGATGGTGCTCAAGGTCGAGGCGGCGGTGCGGAAGACCGGGTACATCCCGAACACCGTGGCGCGCTCACTGGTCACCCGCAAGGCCGGTGCCATCGCGCTGGTGATCTCGGGCTCCGACGGCTCGGCGGAGCAGGTGCTGGGCGACCCGTTCTTCGGCCGGATCACGTCCGGGGTGGTGAAGAGCCTGCTGCCGGAGAAGGTGCATCCGACGCTGGTGCTGGCCGACTCGGACTCCGCCCGCGCCGACGCGGTCAGCTACGTCCGCCAGGGCAAGGCCGACGGCGCGCTGCTCGTCTCCACCCATTCTGACGACACTCTGCCCGGCCTCTTCGTCGACGCGGGCATCCCGGCGGTCCTCTTCGCCCGCCCTGGCCGCGACGTCCCGATCAGCTACGTGGACCTGGCCCACGCCGCGGGCGCGGCCCTCGCCGCCGACCGACTGGTCGCCCGAGGCTGCCGCCGAGTGGTCACCATCGCGGGCCCAAGCGACGTACCAGCCGCACAGGACCGCCTCACCGGCTTCCGCCACGCCATGGCCCG encodes:
- a CDS encoding LacI family DNA-binding transcriptional regulator; the protein is MKSNRPPTLEDVAKVAGVSRATASRVINGVHTVDETMVLKVEAAVRKTGYIPNTVARSLVTRKAGAIALVISGSDGSAEQVLGDPFFGRITSGVVKSLLPEKVHPTLVLADSDSARADAVSYVRQGKADGALLVSTHSDDTLPGLFVDAGIPAVLFARPGRDVPISYVDLAHAAGAALAADRLVARGCRRVVTIAGPSDVPAAQDRLTGFRHAMARHGHPYVPVAKGNFTRDSGEQAMTDLLLAHPDLDGVFAANDLMAAGALKILRDHHRTVPGDVAVIGFDDSEPAHFTRPQLTTVAQPVEEMAAAMARILLGQIETPSLHPTSVIFDPHLVLRESA